A single Myxococcales bacterium DNA region contains:
- the speY gene encoding deoxyhypusine synthase: protein MLRERARIRPRPLRQGSAEVVDLIDTYFNAYNAARLREACQAFVAMIDSGATIGLSLSGALTPAGLSSVLVPLLEMGFVDYISSTGANLYHDLHHDLNLPLYRGTAQLASGAEDVRLKREGVIRVYDILFEANVLYRTDEWVYRVLMEPEFQKRLSGSELHHRLGRYALETARKLDVEKPSILAMAHEFDVPIWCPSPADSTIGLNMAALFAAAPSTAPQMDPAADVIEMTSVVLDAKRTPNGASAVLILGGGAPKNFLLQTEPQLQEIMGVDERGHDYFVQITDARPDTGGLSGATPQEAVSWGKVDPDKVPDSVVAYVDSTIALPLMASYAMAKCEPRAPKRLYQRLPEMVSKLKEAYKTSPLYARYWG, encoded by the coding sequence ATGTTGCGCGAACGGGCAAGAATTCGGCCACGCCCTCTGCGTCAGGGGTCGGCTGAGGTCGTCGACTTGATCGATACGTATTTCAACGCCTACAACGCGGCTCGCCTTCGAGAGGCCTGCCAGGCCTTCGTGGCCATGATTGATTCGGGGGCAACGATTGGCCTGTCCCTGTCGGGCGCGTTGACGCCGGCGGGCTTGTCGTCCGTGTTGGTGCCGCTGCTCGAGATGGGCTTCGTCGATTACATCTCGTCCACGGGCGCCAACCTGTACCACGACCTTCATCACGACCTGAACCTTCCCCTCTACCGCGGCACGGCCCAGCTCGCCTCGGGCGCGGAAGACGTCAGGTTGAAGCGAGAAGGCGTGATCCGCGTTTACGACATTCTCTTCGAGGCGAACGTGCTCTACCGGACGGACGAGTGGGTCTACCGGGTTCTGATGGAGCCCGAGTTCCAAAAGCGCCTGTCAGGCTCCGAGCTCCATCACCGGCTGGGCCGCTACGCGCTCGAGACCGCGCGCAAGCTGGACGTGGAAAAGCCCTCGATCTTGGCGATGGCGCACGAATTCGACGTGCCGATCTGGTGTCCCTCACCGGCTGATTCCACCATCGGCCTCAACATGGCGGCCCTGTTCGCGGCGGCGCCGAGCACGGCGCCCCAGATGGACCCCGCGGCCGACGTCATCGAGATGACCTCCGTCGTGCTCGACGCCAAGCGGACCCCGAATGGCGCCTCGGCGGTGCTGATTCTGGGCGGGGGCGCGCCCAAAAACTTCCTGCTGCAGACCGAACCGCAGCTGCAGGAGATCATGGGCGTGGACGAGCGCGGGCACGATTATTTCGTGCAGATCACCGACGCACGGCCCGACACGGGCGGGCTGTCGGGCGCCACGCCGCAAGAGGCGGTTTCGTGGGGCAAGGTCGATCCCGATAAAGTCCCCGACTCGGTCGTGGCCTACGTGGACTCCACGATCGCCCTGCCGCTCATGGCTTCGTACGCCATGGCGAAGTGTGAGCCCCGTGCCCCCAAACGCCTGTACCAGCGCCTGCCAGAGATGGTGAGCAAGCTCAAAGAAGCCTACAAAACCAGCCCGCTTTACGCGCGGTACTGGGGCTGA
- a CDS encoding RMD1 family protein, with translation MDSAITSSSRVLIPTTVVSNPSSGGLEEGVEATARTHSFVAVGFSANFRMRSLASVLGDQPKAGGVVNVSLGQGTAFVYPFGVVVFHDVEPSQRHALLDRIRKHVGELSHEDIEETFQVREENTSRLALCDGRMVLDRLTPARAGVVALTLAQSVAMDHFEEAIERLSAETDGLVQRLRLRGSAPSRPRRLHRFIGEAVSTRNEILSVLHLLEKPDATWDDPAMDEIYDDLRGEFELGDRFTALETRLRSVQEALELILDVVRDNRLIWLEATIVLLILVEVVMMLPSVLP, from the coding sequence ATGGATTCTGCGATCACTTCCTCGTCTCGCGTGCTGATCCCCACCACCGTCGTGTCCAACCCCTCGTCAGGGGGGCTGGAGGAAGGCGTCGAGGCAACCGCCCGGACGCATTCCTTCGTGGCCGTGGGGTTTTCCGCCAACTTCCGCATGCGCTCGCTCGCGTCCGTATTGGGAGACCAGCCCAAAGCGGGAGGCGTGGTGAACGTCTCCCTCGGCCAGGGGACCGCCTTCGTCTACCCGTTCGGGGTTGTGGTTTTCCATGACGTCGAGCCCAGCCAGCGCCATGCGCTCCTGGACCGCATCCGCAAACACGTGGGAGAGCTGAGCCACGAGGACATCGAAGAGACCTTTCAGGTCCGCGAAGAGAACACCTCTCGGTTGGCTCTCTGCGATGGAAGAATGGTGCTGGATCGCCTCACCCCCGCACGGGCCGGCGTGGTCGCCCTCACTCTCGCGCAGAGCGTGGCCATGGATCACTTCGAGGAGGCCATCGAACGCCTCTCCGCAGAGACCGACGGTCTCGTACAACGCCTTCGCCTGCGCGGGTCTGCCCCCTCCAGGCCACGTCGCCTGCACCGGTTCATCGGGGAGGCCGTGAGCACCCGCAACGAGATCCTTTCGGTGCTTCATCTCCTCGAAAAGCCGGACGCCACGTGGGACGACCCGGCGATGGACGAAATCTACGATGACCTTCGTGGCGAGTTCGAACTCGGGGATCGCTTCACCGCCCTCGAGACGCGTCTGCGGAGCGTTCAAGAGGCCCTCGAGCTCATTCTCGACGTCGTCCGTGACAACCGCCTGATCTGGCTCGAGGCCACCATCGTCCTCTTGATTTTGGTCGAGGTGGTGATGATGCTGCCCAGCGTTCTTCCGTGA
- a CDS encoding metal-sensitive transcriptional regulator yields the protein MPPEKPQVVQPDKAALLKRLSRIEGQVRGLAKMVEEDRYCVDVLTQVAAVRSALSSVALALLRHHTEGCVKHAISSGEGDAAIDELMSVVARLSG from the coding sequence ATGCCGCCTGAAAAGCCGCAGGTCGTGCAGCCCGACAAGGCGGCGCTTCTCAAGCGCCTCTCGCGCATCGAAGGCCAGGTGCGGGGGCTCGCAAAGATGGTGGAAGAGGATCGCTACTGCGTCGACGTGCTCACGCAGGTGGCCGCCGTGCGCTCGGCGCTGTCATCCGTGGCCTTGGCGTTGCTGCGCCATCACACGGAAGGCTGCGTGAAGCACGCCATCAGCTCGGGTGAGGGCGATGCGGCCATCGACGAGTTGATGTCCGTGGTGGCGCGGCTGTCCGGCTAA
- a CDS encoding heavy-metal-associated domain-containing protein translates to MKTTSIKVEGMTCGGCVASVTRALQAVSGVKDVKVQLAPGQADVTFDEMLVDEPQLRGAIEDAGFDAA, encoded by the coding sequence ATGAAAACGACGAGCATCAAGGTCGAAGGCATGACCTGCGGTGGCTGCGTGGCCAGCGTGACCCGTGCGCTGCAGGCGGTTTCGGGCGTCAAGGACGTCAAGGTACAGCTTGCGCCCGGGCAGGCCGACGTGACCTTCGACGAAATGCTGGTCGACGAGCCGCAGCTGCGCGGCGCCATCGAGGATGCGGGCTTCGATGCCGCCTGA
- a CDS encoding heavy metal translocating P-type ATPase, with translation MTCAACAARIEKVLGRRPGVTAAVNFATERAHVVFDPAQHSVADLVATVQKAGYGARVLDGDAEEVQQEQKAQKAEAERRERRRLYLALVFTAPLLLEMVAMATGVHALMLPVWWQLLLATPVQFVAGSRFYVGAYKALRGGAANMDVLVALGTSAAYGHSLVTVIGSLEGHVYFESSAVIITLVLLGKILETRAKSRTSFAIEALVRLRPQRAHVWREGQYVDVPLAEVKVGDTFEVRPGESVPVDGEVLEGGSSVDEALLTGESLPVTKATGAKVYAATVNGNGRLRCRAGSVGEATVLGAIIRMVQAAQGSKPPIQKLADKIAAVFVPVVLALALVTFLVWWALAGWGVALVNAVAVLVIACPCALGLATPTAITVAMGVGARLGVLIRNAEALERAAGVQLALVDKTGTLTQGAPAVVGVRSFGVSEAEVLRLAAALEAPSEHPLARAIKARAAGLSWPGVDVFESLTGFGVQGVVEGEPTWLGAPRLAEARGAPLPEDALAAFDAQGATVVVLGRGPSVLGVIGIADPVRPEAHAFVEGLRAEGIDVVMLTGDRRPTAEAIAQQLGVTRFEAEVLPARKAEAVHDARARGQVVAMVGDGINDAPALAAADVGIAMGAGADVAIETADVTLMRSDPRGALDAVRLARATLRKIRQNLFFAFVYNVVGIPLAALGVLSPVIAGAAMAASSVSVVSNALLLRRFAGTAGATPKQGETR, from the coding sequence ATGACCTGCGCGGCCTGTGCGGCGCGGATCGAAAAGGTGCTCGGCCGCCGGCCCGGTGTGACGGCGGCGGTCAACTTCGCCACCGAGCGTGCGCACGTGGTCTTCGATCCCGCGCAGCACAGCGTGGCCGACCTCGTGGCCACCGTGCAGAAGGCGGGCTACGGCGCCCGCGTACTGGACGGCGATGCGGAGGAGGTACAGCAGGAGCAGAAGGCGCAAAAAGCCGAGGCCGAGCGGCGCGAGCGCAGGCGGTTGTACCTGGCGCTGGTATTCACCGCGCCTTTGCTGCTGGAGATGGTGGCGATGGCCACGGGTGTGCACGCGCTCATGCTGCCCGTGTGGTGGCAGCTGCTGCTGGCCACCCCCGTGCAGTTCGTGGCCGGCTCACGCTTTTACGTGGGCGCGTACAAGGCGTTGCGCGGAGGCGCCGCGAACATGGACGTGCTGGTGGCGCTCGGCACCTCGGCGGCTTACGGGCACAGCCTCGTGACGGTCATCGGGAGCCTCGAGGGACACGTCTATTTCGAGTCATCCGCGGTGATCATCACCCTGGTCTTGCTCGGCAAGATACTGGAAACGCGTGCCAAGAGCCGCACCTCCTTCGCCATCGAGGCGCTCGTACGCTTGCGGCCGCAGCGCGCCCACGTCTGGCGCGAGGGCCAGTACGTGGACGTGCCCCTGGCCGAGGTGAAGGTGGGCGACACCTTCGAGGTGCGCCCGGGCGAGAGCGTCCCCGTGGACGGTGAGGTGCTGGAGGGGGGCTCCAGCGTGGACGAGGCGCTGCTCACGGGCGAAAGTTTGCCCGTCACCAAGGCCACCGGCGCCAAGGTGTACGCCGCCACCGTGAACGGCAACGGCCGGCTGCGTTGCCGCGCGGGCTCGGTGGGAGAGGCCACCGTGCTGGGGGCGATCATCCGCATGGTGCAAGCCGCCCAGGGCTCGAAGCCGCCGATACAGAAGTTGGCGGACAAGATCGCGGCCGTGTTCGTGCCGGTGGTGCTTGCCCTGGCGCTGGTGACTTTCCTCGTGTGGTGGGCGCTTGCAGGCTGGGGCGTGGCGTTGGTCAACGCGGTGGCCGTGCTGGTGATCGCCTGCCCCTGCGCGCTCGGGCTGGCCACTCCCACCGCGATCACGGTGGCCATGGGGGTGGGCGCGCGCTTGGGTGTACTGATTCGCAACGCCGAGGCGCTCGAGCGGGCCGCCGGCGTTCAGCTGGCGCTGGTGGACAAAACCGGCACGCTCACCCAGGGCGCTCCCGCCGTGGTGGGCGTGAGGTCGTTTGGAGTGTCCGAGGCGGAGGTGCTCCGCCTGGCGGCCGCGCTCGAAGCGCCTTCCGAACATCCTCTGGCGCGCGCGATCAAGGCGCGGGCCGCGGGCCTTTCGTGGCCCGGCGTAGACGTGTTCGAATCGCTCACCGGCTTCGGGGTGCAAGGCGTGGTGGAAGGGGAGCCCACCTGGCTGGGCGCCCCTCGCCTGGCGGAAGCGCGAGGCGCCCCTTTGCCGGAAGACGCGCTCGCCGCCTTCGACGCCCAGGGTGCCACCGTGGTGGTGTTGGGGCGGGGGCCGTCCGTGCTGGGCGTGATCGGCATCGCCGATCCCGTGCGCCCCGAGGCGCATGCCTTCGTGGAGGGCCTGCGCGCCGAGGGCATCGACGTGGTGATGCTCACGGGCGATCGGCGGCCCACGGCCGAGGCGATCGCGCAGCAGCTGGGCGTCACGCGCTTCGAGGCCGAGGTGTTGCCGGCGCGCAAGGCAGAGGCCGTGCACGACGCGCGGGCGAGGGGCCAGGTGGTGGCGATGGTGGGCGACGGCATCAATGACGCCCCTGCCTTGGCCGCTGCCGATGTGGGGATCGCCATGGGCGCGGGCGCCGACGTGGCCATCGAAACGGCCGACGTCACCTTGATGCGCTCGGATCCGCGCGGCGCGCTCGACGCTGTCAGGCTGGCGCGGGCCACGCTGCGCAAGATTCGTCAGAACTTGTTCTTCGCCTTCGTCTACAACGTGGTGGGCATCCCCCTGGCGGCCCTTGGCGTGCTCAGCCCCGTGATCGCGGGCGCGGCGATGGCGGCCAGCTCCGTTTCGGTGGTCAGCAACGCTCTGTTGCTCCGCCGTTTTGCCGGCACGGCCGGCGCGACCCCCAAACAAGGAGAGACGAGATGA
- a CDS encoding alpha-E domain-containing protein, with amino-acid sequence MIARVADNCFWFGRYVERTESTARLLQVTRALSFDAEISVAQCWQPVVIVSGEYPAFLRRFSPEQAGDARLVQEYTTWDHENHVSLWSTIHAARECARTIRDVLSAEAWEEINELYLWLSQPESRAEYERNRDEFYRKVRRTGQLCLGLVRSTMLREAPLAFLWLGVMLERTAQVARILDMQHHTLSGENPHKIVDLNLWLALLRACSGFEPFMRRYRGQVSRSGVLDFLLFEGTFPRSIRYCLNSSMKLVSELFPGAAKDAGSPGHAAYARLAALTAWLDERRSPGLRHGIHELLTRMVDESAAVCGLLAHDMLGPQTVAKSETEQ; translated from the coding sequence ATGATCGCTCGTGTCGCCGATAACTGCTTCTGGTTCGGACGCTACGTAGAGCGCACCGAGAGCACCGCGCGCCTTTTGCAGGTTACACGGGCGCTGTCCTTCGACGCCGAAATCTCGGTGGCCCAGTGTTGGCAACCGGTGGTGATCGTCTCGGGAGAGTACCCCGCTTTTTTGCGCAGGTTCTCGCCCGAACAGGCGGGCGATGCGCGCTTGGTTCAGGAGTACACCACCTGGGATCACGAAAACCACGTGAGCCTGTGGTCGACGATCCATGCAGCTCGCGAGTGTGCGCGCACCATCCGTGACGTGCTCTCGGCCGAGGCGTGGGAAGAGATCAACGAGCTTTACCTGTGGCTCTCCCAGCCGGAGTCGCGCGCCGAGTACGAGCGCAACCGGGACGAGTTTTACCGCAAAGTGCGCCGGACGGGGCAGCTGTGCCTGGGCTTGGTGCGCAGCACGATGCTGCGAGAGGCGCCGCTGGCGTTTCTTTGGCTGGGGGTGATGCTCGAGCGGACGGCGCAGGTGGCGCGCATCCTGGACATGCAGCACCACACGCTGTCGGGCGAAAACCCCCACAAGATCGTCGATCTCAACCTCTGGTTGGCGTTGCTGCGCGCCTGCTCCGGCTTCGAGCCCTTCATGAGGCGCTACCGGGGTCAGGTCTCGCGCAGCGGCGTGCTGGACTTCCTCCTGTTCGAGGGCACGTTCCCGCGCTCGATTCGCTACTGCCTCAATTCGTCCATGAAGCTCGTTTCGGAGCTGTTTCCCGGCGCGGCGAAGGATGCCGGCAGCCCTGGGCACGCGGCCTACGCCCGGTTGGCGGCGCTGACGGCGTGGCTCGACGAGCGCCGCAGCCCGGGCCTGCGTCACGGCATCCACGAGCTGCTCACGCGGATGGTGGACGAGAGCGCCGCGGTGTGTGGGCTTTTGGCCCACGACATGCTGGGACCTCAAACGGTGGCGAAGAGCGAAACGGAACAGTAG
- a CDS encoding circularly permuted type 2 ATP-grasp protein, with protein MELPPDSLLAQYKPLPDAYDELVDGQGRPREHAEVAVRLLGGLSPEAFRQRQDLAELSLINQGVTFSVYSDNRGTEKIFPFCIVPRVIAGREWAEVEKGLKQRMAALELFLADIYGDQRILKEGVIPRAMVTGSKSFIPQLCGVHPPKNVRIHIAGVDLIRDPQGTFRVLEDNLRTPSGVSYVLENRVVTKRVFQHALERLGVRQVDEYPTQLAKTLRSVAPGSDPTAVLLTPGPFNSAYFEHTFLSRTMGVELVEASDLFVDDDKVYVRTTYGPQRVHVIYRRTDDAFLDPAFFRPDSMLGVRGLMKAYIKGNVALVNAPGNGVADDKAIYPYVPDMIKFYLGESSLLEQVPTYKCIAEDDRQYVLEHLGELVVKAVDEAGGYGMLMGPQSTRTEREEFRRRIQAEPRKYIAQHRVELSTCPTWDSDRHTLGARRVDLRPFILTGAVQGGLGFESWVLPGGLTRVALREGSYVVNSSQGGGSKDTWVQKDMP; from the coding sequence ATGGAGCTTCCGCCCGATTCCCTTCTTGCCCAGTATAAGCCTCTTCCCGACGCTTACGACGAGCTCGTTGACGGCCAGGGGCGCCCACGCGAGCACGCCGAGGTGGCGGTGCGCCTTTTGGGGGGCCTCAGCCCCGAAGCTTTCCGGCAGCGCCAAGACTTGGCCGAGCTTTCGCTCATCAACCAAGGCGTGACGTTTTCGGTGTACTCGGATAACCGCGGCACCGAGAAGATCTTTCCCTTCTGTATCGTGCCGCGGGTGATCGCAGGCCGCGAGTGGGCCGAGGTGGAAAAGGGCCTCAAGCAGCGGATGGCGGCGCTCGAGCTCTTTCTGGCAGACATCTACGGTGATCAACGCATCCTGAAAGAGGGCGTGATTCCCCGGGCGATGGTGACGGGCTCGAAGAGCTTCATCCCTCAGCTGTGTGGCGTCCATCCGCCGAAGAACGTGCGCATCCACATCGCGGGCGTGGATTTGATCCGTGACCCTCAGGGCACGTTCCGGGTGCTCGAGGACAACCTGCGCACACCTTCGGGGGTGTCGTACGTGCTCGAGAACCGCGTGGTGACCAAGCGTGTGTTCCAGCACGCGCTCGAGCGCTTGGGCGTCCGGCAGGTTGACGAGTACCCCACGCAGCTGGCGAAGACCCTGAGGTCCGTGGCGCCTGGGTCTGATCCGACGGCCGTGCTGCTCACCCCGGGGCCCTTCAACTCGGCGTACTTCGAGCACACCTTCCTTTCGCGCACCATGGGCGTCGAGCTCGTCGAGGCAAGCGATCTTTTCGTCGACGACGACAAGGTCTATGTACGCACCACGTACGGGCCGCAGCGCGTGCATGTGATATACCGCCGCACCGACGATGCGTTCCTGGATCCTGCCTTCTTCCGTCCGGACAGCATGCTGGGCGTGAGGGGCCTCATGAAGGCGTACATCAAGGGCAACGTGGCCCTCGTGAACGCGCCCGGCAACGGCGTCGCCGACGACAAGGCGATCTACCCGTACGTGCCGGACATGATCAAATTTTATCTCGGCGAGTCGTCGTTGCTCGAGCAAGTGCCCACGTACAAGTGCATCGCCGAGGACGATCGGCAGTACGTGCTCGAACATCTCGGTGAGCTGGTGGTCAAGGCGGTCGACGAGGCGGGCGGCTACGGTATGTTGATGGGACCGCAATCCACGCGCACCGAACGCGAAGAGTTCCGGCGTCGCATCCAGGCCGAGCCGCGCAAGTACATCGCCCAGCACCGGGTGGAGCTTTCCACATGTCCCACGTGGGACTCGGACCGCCACACGCTCGGCGCGCGCCGCGTGGACCTGCGGCCTTTCATCCTGACGGGCGCCGTGCAAGGGGGCCTCGGCTTCGAGTCGTGGGTGCTGCCGGGAGGATTGACCCGCGTGGCACTGCGCGAAGGATCGTACGTCGTCAACTCGAGCCAAGGTGGTGGCTCGAAGGACACCTGGGTGCAAAAGGACATGCCATGA
- a CDS encoding circularly permuted type 2 ATP-grasp protein, with the protein MSRPPTLPGPAPKGLFGNYRGAADSFDELRGASGEFRPVWRPLLDRLETLGTTELSRRWRQAQRLIRENGISFILYGDERAQDRPWKLSPLPAVFSQQEWAPLAEGLRQRATLLELVLADLHGPQHLLAEGLLPPALVFGNPNFLRACQGMLPPRGRWLPLYAADVARVPDGSFRVLADRTQAPSGTGYALENRIIIGRTWPEVFRECRVQRLASFFNTYKETLLSLAPRPHDQPRVVLLSPGPHDPTYFEHAYLARYLGFTLVEGGDLTVRDARVFLKMLGGLQRVDVIVRRVPDVLCDPLELRAEAPAGIPGLLQAVRDGNVAIANPLGTGLVHSPALLPFLPGICRRFLGEELRTPSVNTYWCGDAKSRAFVLERLGQLVIKPAFSSGPAVPQFGGLLSEVQRQELAAKISAHPQAYIAQDPLTLSTTPELLAEGPQPRHAVLRAFLTASADRFDVMPGGLTRVGPRPDALEVSLRAGGGSKDTWVLSEGPVQSFSLLPPATLATPLSRGGGDLPSRVADNLFWLARYAERAEGISRLCRVIASRRMEQAGDENDDEAQARLLQVLAESLGVTFPARLGAEAAVTRSIWSREWPGSLGHVVQATTQLARMVRDRLSTDTFRILLALEDELQTPPDQGDPDLGQVVHAMDRMVLTLAAFAGLAMDGMTRGHAWRFLDLGRRLERANTMALLLTKTLTRASRQEERLLEATLEVADSGITYRRRYPTRLEVGPAVDLLLTDETNPRSVAFQLQCLVDQMDALPEQGPDAQRSSQQKLALAGLTALRLAEVQTLCAAAPNGERPALHQLIERLLRDLPALSDALSGQYLSHSAVSRQLAFDPNAFDRPL; encoded by the coding sequence ATGAGCCGCCCTCCCACCCTGCCAGGTCCCGCCCCGAAAGGGTTGTTCGGCAACTATCGGGGCGCCGCGGACTCCTTCGATGAGCTACGGGGAGCCTCGGGCGAGTTTCGCCCCGTGTGGCGCCCCCTCCTGGATCGCCTGGAGACCCTGGGGACGACGGAGCTGTCGCGCCGGTGGCGCCAGGCCCAGCGGCTCATCCGCGAAAACGGCATCAGTTTCATTCTCTACGGCGACGAGCGCGCCCAGGACCGGCCCTGGAAGCTCTCCCCCTTGCCGGCGGTCTTCAGCCAGCAAGAGTGGGCGCCCCTGGCCGAGGGCCTCCGTCAGCGGGCCACCCTCCTCGAGTTGGTTCTGGCCGACTTGCACGGGCCCCAACATCTGCTGGCCGAGGGCCTGTTGCCACCCGCCCTGGTGTTCGGCAACCCCAACTTTCTGCGAGCGTGCCAGGGCATGCTGCCCCCACGTGGGCGGTGGCTGCCACTTTACGCCGCTGACGTCGCGCGCGTGCCGGATGGCAGCTTCCGCGTGCTGGCGGATCGCACCCAGGCGCCCTCGGGCACGGGCTACGCCCTCGAAAACCGCATCATCATCGGCCGCACCTGGCCCGAGGTGTTTCGCGAGTGCCGCGTGCAGCGCCTGGCCTCCTTCTTCAACACCTATAAAGAGACGTTGCTGTCTTTGGCCCCGCGGCCCCATGACCAACCGCGGGTGGTCTTGCTCTCGCCCGGGCCCCACGACCCCACGTATTTCGAACACGCCTATTTGGCGCGCTACCTGGGCTTCACCCTGGTCGAGGGCGGCGACCTGACGGTGCGTGACGCCCGCGTGTTCCTGAAAATGCTGGGCGGCTTGCAGCGGGTGGATGTCATCGTACGCCGCGTACCCGACGTGCTCTGCGACCCTCTGGAGCTCCGGGCCGAGGCTCCGGCGGGGATCCCGGGCTTGCTGCAAGCGGTGCGCGACGGGAACGTGGCCATCGCGAACCCGCTCGGCACGGGGCTCGTGCACAGCCCCGCGCTGCTTCCCTTCCTGCCGGGCATCTGCCGGCGCTTTTTGGGGGAAGAGCTGCGCACGCCTTCGGTAAATACGTACTGGTGTGGCGATGCCAAGTCGCGCGCTTTCGTGCTCGAGCGGCTCGGCCAGCTGGTGATCAAGCCCGCGTTTTCGAGCGGGCCTGCCGTGCCCCAGTTCGGGGGCCTGCTCTCCGAAGTGCAAAGGCAAGAGCTGGCCGCGAAGATCAGCGCTCATCCGCAAGCGTACATCGCGCAGGATCCGCTGACGCTGTCCACCACCCCTGAGCTCTTGGCCGAAGGCCCGCAGCCACGGCACGCGGTGTTGCGCGCGTTCTTGACGGCCTCGGCCGATCGCTTCGACGTGATGCCCGGCGGTTTGACCCGCGTCGGGCCTCGGCCCGATGCGCTCGAGGTGTCCCTGCGCGCGGGGGGCGGCAGCAAGGACACCTGGGTGTTGAGCGAAGGGCCGGTCCAGAGCTTTTCGCTCTTGCCGCCGGCCACGCTGGCGACGCCGCTATCGCGCGGCGGCGGCGATCTGCCGAGCCGCGTGGCCGACAACTTGTTCTGGCTGGCCCGCTACGCCGAGCGGGCCGAGGGCATCTCCCGCCTCTGCCGCGTGATCGCCAGCCGGCGCATGGAGCAGGCCGGCGACGAAAACGACGACGAAGCCCAGGCACGGCTGCTCCAAGTGTTGGCCGAATCGCTGGGCGTCACCTTTCCGGCGCGGCTCGGCGCCGAGGCGGCCGTCACCCGTTCGATTTGGTCGCGGGAGTGGCCGGGCTCGCTCGGGCACGTGGTGCAAGCCACGACGCAGCTGGCGCGCATGGTCCGGGATCGTCTCTCCACCGACACCTTCCGCATTCTGCTCGCACTCGAAGACGAGCTACAGACCCCACCCGATCAGGGCGATCCCGACCTCGGGCAGGTGGTGCACGCCATGGATCGCATGGTGCTCACGCTCGCAGCGTTCGCGGGCCTTGCGATGGACGGCATGACCCGGGGGCACGCCTGGCGGTTCCTGGATCTCGGCCGCCGCCTCGAGCGCGCCAACACCATGGCCTTGCTGCTCACGAAAACGCTCACGCGGGCCTCACGTCAGGAGGAGCGCTTGCTCGAAGCCACGCTGGAGGTTGCGGACAGCGGCATCACCTACCGGCGCCGCTACCCGACGCGCCTCGAGGTGGGGCCCGCCGTGGACCTCTTGCTCACCGATGAAACGAACCCGCGCTCGGTGGCCTTTCAGCTGCAATGCCTCGTCGATCAGATGGATGCCCTGCCCGAACAGGGGCCGGATGCACAGCGCTCGTCTCAACAAAAGCTGGCGCTGGCAGGGCTGACGGCCCTGCGGCTGGCCGAGGTGCAAACCCTCTGTGCGGCCGCCCCCAATGGAGAGCGGCCCGCCCTTCACCAACTCATCGAACGGCTGCTGCGCGATCTGCCCGCGCTTTCCGATGCATTGAGCGGCCAGTACCTCAGCCATTCGGCCGTGTCGCGCCAGCTGGCTTTCGATCCCAACGCCTTCGATCGCCCCCTGTGA
- a CDS encoding transglutaminase family protein, with protein MKLRIQHQTAYHYTEPVSVSHHMAHLVPRNSSTQTCLSRELVISPEPALRRERVDAYGNRCVYFSIQEPHTQLVVLSRALVDVLPVEQSLPFSGQPWQEVRDRLAKDRRPDILSAYAFSFDSPYAPLSASMAEYARTSFPNGRPLLEAVADLTRRIHEDFTYDPASTTVATPVAEVFRLRRGVCQDFAHLQIACLRSLGLAARYVSGYLLTRPPPGRPRLVGADASHAWLSVFVPEFGWVDFDPTNDVVPGGEHVQVAVGRDFGDVAPVRGVILGGGQHRVAVSVDVEPQS; from the coding sequence GTGAAACTGCGCATCCAACACCAAACCGCGTACCACTACACCGAGCCGGTGAGTGTGTCGCACCACATGGCGCACCTGGTGCCCCGCAACAGCAGCACCCAGACGTGTTTGTCGCGTGAGCTCGTCATCTCTCCCGAGCCCGCGTTGCGCCGAGAACGCGTGGACGCCTATGGCAACCGCTGCGTTTACTTTTCGATTCAAGAGCCGCACACGCAGCTCGTGGTGCTCTCGCGCGCGCTCGTGGACGTGCTGCCCGTGGAGCAGAGCCTGCCGTTTTCGGGCCAACCCTGGCAAGAGGTGCGCGATCGCCTCGCCAAAGATCGCCGGCCGGACATCCTTTCGGCCTACGCGTTTTCCTTCGACTCCCCCTACGCGCCTTTGTCGGCCAGCATGGCCGAGTACGCACGCACGTCGTTTCCGAACGGGCGGCCCTTGCTCGAGGCGGTGGCGGATCTCACCCGGCGCATCCACGAAGACTTCACCTACGACCCGGCGTCCACCACGGTGGCCACGCCGGTGGCCGAGGTGTTTCGGTTGCGCCGGGGTGTGTGCCAGGACTTCGCGCATTTGCAGATCGCTTGCCTCCGCAGCCTGGGCCTGGCGGCGCGCTACGTGAGCGGGTACCTGCTGACGCGCCCGCCGCCCGGGCGGCCGCGCCTGGTGGGCGCCGACGCCTCGCACGCGTGGCTTTCGGTCTTCGTGCCCGAGTTCGGCTGGGTGGATTTCGATCCCACGAACGACGTGGTTCCCGGTGGGGAGCACGTACAGGTGGCCGTGGGGCGCGACTTCGGCGACGTGGCGCCCGTACGCGGGGTGATTTTGGGGGGTGGGCAGCACCGGGTGGCCGTGTCCGTGGACGTCGAACCGCAGTCCTGA